The proteins below are encoded in one region of Methylocystis rosea:
- a CDS encoding DUF6880 family protein, with protein MAPKNTLNAQNLEALGAKRLAELLIDISSGDAAAKRRLRLALAGAQSPADAAREIRKRLTAISRSRSFVDWQNRRALVEDLETQRRAIVEHVGKADPKEALDLMWRFMALSSSVFTRCDDSSGTVIEIFHDGVSDLGRLAEAAEGDSQELADRAFEALIANDYGEFNGLIATLRPALGNEGLQHLKQRFVALSKEQIRKAPEQERRKIGWATSGPIYEDEIADRHRARVIEGALRDIADALGDVDAFIAQYDPETRKVLRIAAEISRRLLAAGRAAEALTALEAAEHRRAGWPELEWEDARIAALDALDRRDDAQAARWSCFERFLSARHLRDYLKRLPDFDDVEAESRALDFAESFEPFSATLSFLAAWPAPDRAAKLVLARAEKLDGDRYELLTPVAEVLAGKHPLAATLALRAMIEFSLDHGRSSRYKHTARHFQECTGLAPTIPDFGQHETHEAFVARMRGKHGKKSSFWNLLP; from the coding sequence ATGGCGCCGAAAAACACCCTCAACGCCCAAAACCTGGAAGCGCTCGGCGCGAAGCGACTGGCCGAACTGCTGATCGACATCAGCAGCGGTGACGCCGCCGCAAAACGACGCTTGCGACTTGCCCTTGCGGGGGCGCAAAGCCCTGCCGACGCAGCGCGCGAAATCCGCAAGCGGCTCACCGCCATTTCTCGCTCTCGAAGCTTCGTCGACTGGCAGAACCGCCGCGCGCTCGTCGAGGACCTTGAAACGCAGCGACGCGCGATTGTCGAACATGTCGGAAAGGCCGATCCGAAAGAAGCGCTCGATCTCATGTGGCGTTTCATGGCGCTCTCCTCCTCGGTGTTCACGCGTTGCGATGACAGCAGCGGAACGGTGATCGAAATCTTCCACGACGGCGTGAGCGATCTCGGGCGGCTGGCCGAAGCCGCCGAAGGCGACTCGCAAGAATTGGCCGATCGAGCATTTGAAGCTTTGATCGCCAATGACTACGGAGAATTCAACGGTCTTATCGCAACTCTGCGTCCTGCGCTCGGCAACGAAGGTCTCCAACATTTGAAGCAGCGCTTCGTCGCCCTGTCCAAGGAGCAGATCAGAAAGGCGCCCGAACAGGAGCGCCGAAAAATCGGTTGGGCGACCAGCGGTCCGATTTATGAAGACGAAATCGCCGACCGTCACCGCGCCCGCGTTATCGAGGGGGCGCTGCGAGACATCGCCGACGCGCTGGGCGACGTCGACGCCTTCATCGCGCAATATGATCCAGAAACCCGAAAGGTCCTGCGCATCGCCGCCGAAATTTCCAGGCGGCTCCTTGCCGCCGGCCGCGCGGCGGAAGCGCTGACGGCGCTCGAAGCGGCGGAACACAGGCGCGCCGGCTGGCCAGAACTCGAGTGGGAAGACGCGCGCATCGCCGCGCTTGACGCCCTCGACCGCCGCGATGATGCGCAGGCGGCGCGCTGGTCGTGCTTCGAACGATTTCTGTCGGCGCGTCACTTGCGCGACTATCTCAAGCGCCTGCCTGACTTCGACGACGTCGAGGCGGAAAGCCGCGCGCTCGATTTCGCAGAGAGTTTCGAGCCTTTCAGCGCGACGCTCTCGTTCCTCGCCGCCTGGCCAGCGCCGGATCGGGCAGCGAAGCTCGTACTCGCGCGCGCCGAAAAATTGGATGGCGATCGATATGAGCTTCTGACGCCTGTCGCGGAAGTGCTGGCAGGCAAGCATCCCTTGGCTGCGACGCTGGCGCTCCGCGCTATGATCGAATTCTCTCTCGATCACGGCAGGTCCAGTCGATACAAGCACACCGCGCGACATTTTCAGGAATGCACGGGTCTTGCTCCTACGATTCCGGATTTCGGACAGCATGAAACGCACGAAGCTTTTGTGGCGCGGATGCGCGGCAAGCACGGCAAGAAAAGTTCGTTCTGGAATCTTCTGCCATGA
- a CDS encoding Fic family protein — translation MRDPKLAFGPDLVKLIAEIDEFKGRWEALKTLSPDRLSALRKVATIESVGSSTRIEGAKLSDAEVEDLLSRAISITAFSTRDEQEVAGYAEAMDLVFEAHVDMRLTENHVRQLHQTLLRHSDKDARHRGSYKTLSNNVVAFDADGRQIGVVFETTAPFDTPREMEALVAWTRKALDEESLHPLIVIAVFVVTFLAIHPFQDANGRLSRVLTTLLLLRAGYAYVPYASLERVIEENKDLYYKALRRTQTTLENETPDWEPWVGFFLRCLKRQKDSLAARLEQERLAEGADANLPALSLEVLKALQANERLTIAQLASITGANRNTLKVRLRELVADGRVKRRGKARATWYSL, via the coding sequence ATGAGGGACCCGAAGCTTGCATTCGGTCCTGACCTCGTAAAGCTCATCGCGGAAATCGATGAGTTCAAAGGCCGATGGGAGGCGCTCAAAACGCTCTCGCCGGACCGACTCAGCGCGCTCCGCAAGGTCGCAACCATCGAAAGCGTCGGCTCTTCGACGCGCATTGAGGGGGCGAAGCTATCCGACGCCGAGGTGGAGGATCTGCTCTCGCGCGCCATTTCCATAACGGCGTTCAGCACACGAGACGAGCAGGAAGTCGCCGGATATGCCGAGGCGATGGATCTGGTGTTCGAGGCGCATGTCGATATGCGCCTCACCGAGAATCATGTCCGCCAACTGCATCAGACTTTGCTGCGTCACAGCGACAAGGATGCGCGCCATCGCGGCTCCTATAAGACCCTGTCGAACAATGTCGTCGCGTTTGACGCCGATGGACGGCAAATCGGGGTCGTGTTCGAGACGACCGCGCCTTTCGACACTCCGCGGGAAATGGAGGCGCTCGTCGCCTGGACGCGAAAGGCGCTGGATGAAGAATCGCTGCATCCGCTTATCGTCATCGCCGTCTTCGTCGTGACGTTCCTCGCGATCCACCCCTTTCAGGACGCCAACGGACGGCTCTCGCGCGTGCTCACCACGCTGCTCTTGCTGCGCGCGGGCTACGCCTATGTTCCCTATGCCTCGCTCGAGCGCGTGATCGAGGAAAACAAGGACCTGTACTATAAGGCGCTCCGTCGTACGCAGACGACGCTCGAGAACGAAACGCCGGATTGGGAGCCGTGGGTCGGATTCTTCCTGCGCTGCCTCAAGCGGCAGAAGGACAGTCTTGCGGCAAGGCTGGAGCAGGAACGGCTTGCTGAGGGCGCCGACGCCAATCTGCCAGCTCTTTCGCTCGAAGTCCTCAAAGCTCTACAGGCAAACGAGCGCCTGACCATCGCGCAACTTGCATCCATCACGGGCGCAAATCGGAATACGCTAAAAGTGCGTCTGCGCGAGCTGGTCGCGGACGGACGTGTAAAACGGCGCGGCAAAGCGCGCGCCACCTGGTATTCGCTGTGA
- a CDS encoding AAA family ATPase, which translates to MTTARHIVTLLKSHIAGDEDRFLSTAMQLAAHEARQGHGKLAQELKDLIDSAKSRDAGIAKSARPVPLAQPKGELAGLLHARYPDLRLTDMVLPDSLRHRLQRVLDEQRQQVSLREHGLMPRRKLLLVGPPGSGKTMTASALAGELHLPLFTIVLDGLITKFMGETAGKLRLVFDAIQTTRGIYFFDEFDAIGARRGERQDVGEIRRVLNSFLQFLEQDDSQSLIIAATNHPELLDRALFRRFDDVMEYVVPDRPLIEALLRTRLDRFDTRGLAWNEAITQAEKLSQAEITRAADDAVKTIILRGGKRITTEAVLDALAERRQASLSD; encoded by the coding sequence ATGACCACCGCCCGCCACATCGTGACGCTGCTCAAGAGCCATATTGCCGGTGATGAGGATCGCTTCCTCTCGACCGCTATGCAACTCGCTGCGCATGAAGCGCGTCAGGGCCACGGCAAGCTTGCTCAGGAACTAAAGGACCTGATTGACTCGGCGAAAAGCAGGGACGCTGGCATAGCCAAGAGCGCGCGGCCAGTCCCCCTCGCTCAGCCAAAGGGTGAGCTCGCGGGGCTCCTGCATGCCCGCTATCCGGACCTGCGGCTGACCGATATGGTTCTACCTGACAGCTTGCGGCATCGCCTGCAGCGCGTGCTCGACGAGCAGCGCCAGCAAGTCAGCCTACGCGAGCATGGGCTGATGCCTCGCCGCAAGCTTCTCCTCGTCGGTCCGCCCGGCTCTGGCAAGACGATGACGGCTTCGGCGTTGGCCGGCGAGCTCCATCTGCCGCTCTTCACGATCGTCCTCGATGGGCTCATCACAAAATTTATGGGTGAGACCGCCGGCAAGTTGCGCCTCGTGTTCGATGCCATCCAGACGACGCGAGGCATCTACTTCTTCGACGAGTTCGATGCCATCGGCGCACGTCGGGGAGAACGCCAGGATGTCGGCGAAATCCGTCGCGTGCTGAATTCGTTCCTGCAGTTTCTCGAGCAAGACGACAGTCAGAGCCTAATCATCGCGGCAACGAACCACCCCGAGCTCCTCGACAGGGCCCTGTTTCGCCGCTTCGACGACGTCATGGAATACGTCGTCCCTGACCGGCCGCTCATCGAGGCACTTCTGCGGACCCGACTCGATCGCTTCGACACCAGGGGGCTTGCCTGGAACGAGGCGATCACTCAGGCCGAGAAATTGTCCCAGGCGGAGATCACCCGCGCAGCGGACGACGCAGTAAAAACAATCATATTGCGGGGCGGGAAGCGGATCACGACGGAGGCGGTTCTAGACGCGCTGGCGGAACGCCGGCAGGCCTCGCTGTCTGATTAG